A window of Mycoplasmopsis equigenitalium genomic DNA:
AAAGAAATAAACAAAGACAAGACTTAATAAAGAGTATTTATAACTATCATTAACTTTTTTTGCTTGTTGTAAAATTGGTTCAGCAAAAATACTGTGTGTTTGGGTTCCATCTGCATTTTTGGTAATAATACCAAGCGGTTTAAGATTTTGTTCTCAATTAATAAAACCAAATTGAGTTAATAAACTTGAAATCACTAGAACAACCAAAATTGTAAATGAAACTGTGTAAAACATTATCGTTTTAAGTCGTGTCGTTTTTTCTTGTGCTCATGATTTATTTTTTAAATCACGAATAAGACTACTAATTAAGTGATAAGTTAATAAAGCGATAAAAATAATCTCTAAAGTAATTAAAACAATAAAGTTGATATCACTAAAATTGTAATGTTGAATTTGTTTTGATTTGCCGACATAAATGACACTAGGAATAAATAACAAAACACTAATAATCATAAAAATGGCAGCTAATAAAGAAAGTCAAAATACTTTCGGAAACTTGTTAGTTAACACATTTACTCCTTTCGTTTTTTAATTTAATTAAATATAATTAAAGTATGGAAAATTTTAATATCAAGAACACTTACTTAATGAAGCTTAATTACTTACGAAAAAATGCTTCAACAACTAATATGCATATTGCTAATGAATTACTAAAATTAGTAAAAAATCAAGCAAAAATCAATAAAACTAAAGAATTAGCCGCACAATTAAATGTCTCAACAGCAGCAATTTCTAAGTTTGTTAGAAAATGCGAATTCAATAACTTTAATGAATTTTGTTTTGTTCATAATCAGTCAATCTTGAACGATGATGATAAAACAATCTATAGTGAATTGATTAAAAAATCTGCTGAATTAATTGGCAAGTCACATAAAATTATGTTTATTGGCGTTTCTGGTTCGTACATTAATAATTTAGACTTCGCTCATAAATTACAAAGACTAAATAAATGCGTCTTGACACCGGAAAGCAAATACGATCAAATTGGATTGAGTCGGCTTTTAACAAATGAAGATTTATTAATTGTCAATTCACTTTCTTTGCAACATACTTGAATTCTTGATGTAATCGCCAATACTAAAGCCAAAGTCATTTTATCAAGTAGCTTTGTTCCTGAACATATGGGAATCAAAGATAAGATTGATGTCTTCAATTTGGTTGAAAACATTAAAGACTTTAAAGGCGGACTTAGACTTTATACTACTGATTCATTACTTAAAGTAGCGTCATTTTATATTAAGATTTTCGAATACTTAATTAAAGATGAAAGTAATTTACATTACTTACAATTATCTTCATACAACTAGTTTTAAGAATTTTTGTGCGGTAAAATCAATAATTTTTCCGCTAAAAACATTGCGTTTTCTGCTGACATAAATTGATCTTCAGCATGTACAAGTAATAAACTAAATTCGAGTTGATTACCTTGTGATTCAAATGAAATTAATTCAAAGTGAGCCTTATGAACTTTTGCAAGCTCAAGTTTTCCTTCTTTAATTTTATCTTTTGCTGTTTTTAAATTGTTTTGTGAAATTAAATCGATTGCTTCAGAAAATAAGGCTTTTGCAGCGCCAGCAAAGGAAATAATTTCAAAGGCTGCTTGTTCAATTTTTGTTTTATTCATAGAGCTCCTTATATATTTTTTCGGCTTTTTCTTTTGAAATATTGTATTGAATCATTAATAGCGTCATTTTGACGTTTTTTGTTAAATTGAAATATGTTTCAATTTGCTCGTTTGGGGCATGAGTAAGGGTTTTAATAATATTTTTGCAGCGTTGCTCTAATTTGTAATTAGTCGGAATAAGATTAATCATATAATTACTTTCCACATATCCTAATTTCGTCATAACAGCACTAGAAATCATATTACATACCATTTTTTGACTAGTACCTGCCTTCATTCTTGTTGAACCAGCAATAGCCTCGGCACCGGTAGTTATACAGATTATTTCGTCAATAAAATCATGTTTTTGTTTTTGGCTCGAATTACAAATTAAAGCCGTTTTAGCATTAATTGATTTAGCAAATTTTAACCCACTAAGAACATAAGGGGTGCGACCCGAAGCGGTAATACCAATAACAATATCATTGGCATTTAAGTTTACTTTTTTCAAGTCTTCAATCGCGAATTCGGTATTATCCTCAGCTTTTTCAACTGCTTCAAATAGTGCTTTCTTACCACCGGCAATTAAACCAATCACCTTATTTTTTACACCAAATGTTGGTCAAATTTCAGTTGCATCAAGAATCCCAATTCGGCCACTGGTACCAGCGCCTAAATAAATAATTCTTCCTTTTTTATTTTTTAAACAATCGTACGCAATATCGATGACGCGGGCAATATTATGCTTTTTAGCAAGGACCGCATCAGCAACCATTCGATCTTCATTATTAATCATTTCAACAATTTCTAATGCTGAACTTGACGATAAATTTTTCGTACGAACGTTTCTTTTTTCTGTTTCTAATTCATCAATTGTATTTTCACTCATAATTTATTAATCATCAAGTTCTTCATTTACTCTATAGAATAGGATAAATGGCACAACTAATTTTGCTTTCTTTTTACCCGCTTTAGCAAGTTGTTCTTCATTTAACTGATCGTATCATTGCTTGTTAATGGTACTTCAGTTGCGGTCGCGCATATAATGTAATAAATCAACATCGACTACTGATTTATTTGATCTAGCGTTTCTGTAAAATGGTTTTATCGCCATGATTGGTTGACCAGAAGCATCAAGTTTTAATTTTGGATTGCCTTTTTCATCGCGAACTTCTAAGCCATTTTCATCATACTCATAAACTGGTCCACTTTTAAACACTAAAATACCAGTGTGGGTAACATCAAGCCCATCTAGGTCGGTTCCAACCATTACAAAATCACCTTCTTTAAAATTGTCCATAATAAATTGTTCGTTAAAAATATTGTGATTTTTTGTAAATTTAATTGCTTTAAATTTGCGATGAACCGCTTTTACGCCAGGTAATCAAAATTCCGTTACTTCATCTGGTTTTTTAGGGTTTGTTTTTTTAGCATTAATATATTTTTCGACTTCAATGATTAAATCTTTATGTTTTTCTTTAGCGCCGGCGTTCATTAAATCAACAGCATTAGTTGCAATTTTGGTATTTTCAGTACCTCAATCAGTAAAGAAGTGTTTACGAGTTGTAAAATCAACTCGGCCATCAATATATCTAACTTTTACTACATTAGCAACGAATTCATCGTAGTTTTTTGACATTGCAAAAGCAACAGTATAATCCAAATACGTAAAACAATCAAGACTCAACACATCAAGAACAAGCATTTCTTCGATATCTTTTTCGAAAGAACCAATCATCTTATTACCAACATAGGTTACACCTAATAGTTTTTGGGAAATGGCAGCAACCTTTTCGCCCATAGTTTTACCACTAAGAGTGTTAGCAAAAGTTAAGATTTCGTCAATTTTTGCTTTAGTTTTACCACTAGGTTGTTTAATCGGGTAAAGCGTTTGTTGCATTTTAATCATTAATTGAAGACGTTTTACCAAACCTGTTTTTGCTTCCTCGACACCACTTGTAATAGCGGCCTTGTTAGCATTTAAAATTCCAATTTGCTTTTTAGCATTATCAATTTCAACTTGTGTGTAAATACCGCTACTGTTTTTGATAATAACTTCTTGTATTTCGATGTCAGCTTCAATTTTTTTTAATTCGGCTAGTTTTCCCATTTCTG
This region includes:
- a CDS encoding MurR/RpiR family transcriptional regulator is translated as MENFNIKNTYLMKLNYLRKNASTTNMHIANELLKLVKNQAKINKTKELAAQLNVSTAAISKFVRKCEFNNFNEFCFVHNQSILNDDDKTIYSELIKKSAELIGKSHKIMFIGVSGSYINNLDFAHKLQRLNKCVLTPESKYDQIGLSRLLTNEDLLIVNSLSLQHTWILDVIANTKAKVILSSSFVPEHMGIKDKIDVFNLVENIKDFKGGLRLYTTDSLLKVASFYIKIFEYLIKDESNLHYLQLSSYN
- a CDS encoding PTS lactose/cellobiose transporter subunit IIA, with translation MNKTKIEQAAFEIISFAGAAKALFSEAIDLISQNNLKTAKDKIKEGKLELAKVHKAHFELISFESQGNQLEFSLLLVHAEDQFMSAENAMFLAEKLLILPHKNS
- a CDS encoding N-acetylmuramic acid 6-phosphate etherase, whose amino-acid sequence is MSENTIDELETEKRNVRTKNLSSSSALEIVEMINNEDRMVADAVLAKKHNIARVIDIAYDCLKNKKGRIIYLGAGTSGRIGILDATEIWPTFGVKNKVIGLIAGGKKALFEAVEKAEDNTEFAIEDLKKVNLNANDIVIGITASGRTPYVLSGLKFAKSINAKTALICNSSQKQKHDFIDEIICITTGAEAIAGSTRMKAGTSQKMVCNMISSAVMTKLGYVESNYMINLIPTNYKLEQRCKNIIKTLTHAPNEQIETYFNLTKNVKMTLLMIQYNISKEKAEKIYKELYE
- a CDS encoding N-acetylmuramoyl-L-alanine amidase-like domain-containing protein, producing the protein MKLKRVLVTLIPLSIIGFASCSISCSSVSKHDQKDIDQFKTNYVDYVNADTNNLDIKLVNNVEKAEHALSVLSKSAKTHLKDVEKKVRIIKKVKTEYNAYVKAFLSFLQNDDAKLESGYEASGYRLVKIAQKAVDEFEKASQETKTLLAKMMPEMGKLAELKKIEADIEIQEVIIKNSSGIYTQVEIDNAKKQIGILNANKAAITSGVEEAKTGLVKRLQLMIKMQQTLYPIKQPSGKTKAKIDEILTFANTLSGKTMGEKVAAISQKLLGVTYVGNKMIGSFEKDIEEMLVLDVLSLDCFTYLDYTVAFAMSKNYDEFVANVVKVRYIDGRVDFTTRKHFFTDWGTENTKIATNAVDLMNAGAKEKHKDLIIEVEKYINAKKTNPKKPDEVTEFWLPGVKAVHRKFKAIKFTKNHNIFNEQFIMDNFKEGDFVMVGTDLDGLDVTHTGILVFKSGPVYEYDENGLEVRDEKGNPKLKLDASGQPIMAIKPFYRNARSNKSVVDVDLLHYMRDRNWSTINKQWYDQLNEEQLAKAGKKKAKLVVPFILFYRVNEELDD